The proteins below are encoded in one region of Cucurbita pepo subsp. pepo cultivar mu-cu-16 chromosome LG10, ASM280686v2, whole genome shotgun sequence:
- the LOC111803705 gene encoding protein CPR-5-like, with protein MGGVNESHLQVEKGSNRRKFPVYGKSVTAPFQSAMEEAPICAPSCSAFDDETTDKDREEITAPDSSPGNSTRTLYDPPPCSNRYRKKKKKKKKNVIIDNVQELIYSSSSCSSPARLIHRGVNCKRRRPMVLLVQPRRVDCDFESVALLLGMSFAAFVSQVLEKQDMSSERMSVDHLSMMCTSAIRESLVNVFEDKLDWFLKKFEKSFSSTLRTLRSISESSARTGVYFSGKRKEEEITVDLTLDRKRDGTSSSSLEESSRTNAPVDQLSLIEEVNESVSDSLGRELALCRLTDDVASIAPRPVGCRSNEVSVGTFERSVVEQARSNDLKTLEFGLALRKLKLKETQIALNCELNNLERSKLAMGISKASFKAEKFKNQLEDTRHSELLKNCIDCLVAGFLIMSVALSYGAYVYSYQRISEATSICTPSTQDSKSWWMPNPMVSLNSGWHMLRCQVQVVSRLAFGVIMILAIAYLLLQRSATSNQAMPITFIVLLLGVACGLAGKFCIDTLGGSGLHWLMFWEIMCSMHLCANLFTSTLFLILHGPVEVSQRKNRHSILPYWIRRAVFYALLLVFLPLLCGLIPFAGVGAWKDHFFLLVTQLIAADGY; from the exons ATGGGTGGAGTAAATGAGAG TCATTTACAAGTAGAGAAGGGTTCAAATCGACGAAAATTTCCAGTCTATGGTAAGTCGGTGACCGCGCCTTTTCAGTCGGCCATGGAGGAAGCCCCTATTTGTGCACCCAGTTGCAGCGCCTTTGACGATGAAACCACCGACAAGGACCGTGAAGAAATTACGGCGCCTGACTCATCTCCGGGGAACTCAACCCGGACGCTTTACGACCCTCCGCCGTGCTCAAATCGAtataggaagaagaagaagaagaagaaaaaaaatgttattattgaTAACGTCCAAGAACTGATTTATTCGtcctcttcttgttcttctcccgCAAGATTGATACACAGAGGTGTCAATTGCAAACGCCGACGCCCTATGGTTCTACTTGTTCAACCGCGGCGTGTCGATTGTGATTTTGAAAGCGTGGCGCTTCTATTGGGGATGTCATTCGCAGCTTTTGTTTCTCAG GTTCTTGAGAAGCAGGACATGTCTAGTGAAAGGATGTCTGTTGATCATCTCTCAATG ATGTGCACTTCAGCTATAAGAGAATCTTTGGTCAAT GTTTTCGAGGACAAGCTCGATTggtttttgaagaaatttgagaagTCGTTTAGCAGCACGTTAAGAACTCTTCGATCAATTAGTGAATCATCTGCAAGAACTGGTGTGTATTTCTCTGGCAAGcgcaaggaagaagaaatcacAGTGGATCTGACCCTTGATAGAAAACGGGATGGGACGAGTAGCTCTAGTCTGGAAGAGTCTTCTAGGACAAATGCCCCTGTTGATCAACTAAGTTTAATTGAAGAGGTAAATGAAAGCGTTTCTGATTCATTGGGTCGTGAGTTAGCTTTGTGTAGACTGACAGACGATGTGGCTTCTATTGCCCCACGTCCAGTTGGTTGCCGTAGCAATGAGGTATCCGTTGGCACTTTCGAAAGATCTGTTGTCGAACAGGCACGTTCCAACGATCTTAAAACATTGGAGTTTGGCCTTGCATTGAGGAAATTAAAGTTGAAAGAGACACAAATCGCACTCAATTGTGAATTAAACAATCTTGAGAGGTCGAAATTGGCAATGGGCATATCAAAAGCCTCTTTTAAGGCAGAGAAGTTCAAGAATCAGTTAGAAGACACGAGACATTCGGAACTGCTTAAAAACTGCATAGACTGTCTCGTTGCTGGTTTTCTTATAATGTCGGTTGCCCTCTCTTATGGAGCATATGTTTATTCATATCAAAGAATCTCTGAAGCTACTTCAATCTGTACACCTTCAACCCAG GACTCGAAATCTTGGTGGATGCCAAATCCTATGGTATCTTTGAACTCCGGGTGGCATATGTTAAGGTGTCAAGTTCAAGTTGTGAGCCGGTTGGCGTTCGGTGTGATCATGATTCTTGCAATAGCTTACTTGCTACTCCAACGCTCAGCTACTTCAAATCAGGCAATGCCAATTACTTTCATCGTCTTGTTGCTTGGAGTAGCCTGCGGTTTAGCCGGGAAGTTCTGCATAGACACACTGGGAGGAAGCGGATTGCATTGGCTCATGTTTTGGGAGATCATGTGCTCAATGCACTTATGTGCAAATCTTTTTACATCAACACTGTTTCTGATCTTACACGGGCCGGTCGAGGTTTCTCAACGGAAAAATCGTCACTCAATCTTGCCATATTGGATTCGCCGTGCTGTATTCTACGCCCTCCTGCTTGTATTTCTGCCATTGTTGTGTGggctgataccatttgcagGTGTAGGTGCATGGAAagatcatttttttcttctggttACTCAACTGATTGCAGCAGACGGCTACTGA
- the LOC111804010 gene encoding BES1/BZR1 homolog protein 2-like — translation MTGRGSSGRTPTWKERENNKRRERRRRAIAAKIYTGLRAQGNYKLPKHCDNNEVLKALCNEAGWVVEEDGTTYRKGSKPPPIDIGTTANMSACSSLQPSPQSSCFPSPVPSYHASPSSSSFPSPTRFDGNPSSYLLPFLQNISSIPANLPPLRISNSAPVTPPLSSPTSRGSKRKPDWESIPNSYVTSFRHPFFAVSAPSSPTRCHHLTPATIPECDESDASTVDSGRWVSFQTVAPSVAPPSPTFNLMKPVSQQNSLHDAVDRHGAMGWGATSDRGRGSEFEFEKFESGAVKAWEGERIHEVGVDDLELTLGGGKARC, via the exons ATGACGGGCAGAGGGTCATCGGGAAGGACGCCGACGTGGAAGGAAAGGGAGAATAATAAGAGGAGGGAGAGGCGTCGGAGGGCCATTGCTGCTAAGATCTACACTGGTCTTAGAGCTCAGGGGAACTATAAGCTTCCTAAACACTGTGATAACAACGAGGTCCTGAAGGCACTCTGTAATGAGGCTGGTTGGGTGGTTGAAGAAGATGGCACCACTTATCGCAAG GGAAGCAAGCCACCTCCGATTGATATTGGCACTACTGCAAACATGAGTGCctgttcctctcttcaaccaaGCCCACAATCTTCCTGCTTCCCGAGTCCTGTACCATCCTACCATGCCAGTCCTTCCTCGTCCTCTTTTCCAAGCCCAACTCGATTTGATGGGAATCCATCTTCTTATCTTCTGCCATTCCTTCAAAATATATCATCTATACCTGCTAATCTCCCTCCTCTCAGAATATCAAACAGTGCACCTGTAACACCACCTCTCTCTTCCCCGACGTCAAGGGGTTCTAAGCGAAAACCAGACTGGGAGTCCATTCCAAATAGCTATGTAACCTCTTTCCGCCATCCATTCTTTGCTGTATCTGCTCCTTCAAGTCCAACAAGATGCCACCATCTTACACCGGCTACAATCCCAGAATGTGACGAGTCGGACGCTTCAACTGTGGACTCTGGTCGCTGGGTCAGCTTCCAGACTGTGGCACCTTCCGTGGCTCCTCCTTCCCCTACGTTTAATCTGATGAAACCAGTTAGTCAGCAAAACTCTCTCCATGATGCAGTTGACAGACATGGAGCAATGGGCTGGGGTGCTACCTCTGATAGGGGACGAGGCTCCGAGTttgaatttgagaaatttgaGAGTGGCGCGGTGAAGGCGTGGGAGGGTGAGAGAATTCATGAAGTTGGGGTGGACGACTTGGAGCTTACTCTTGGGGGTGGGAAGGCCCGTTGTTAA
- the LOC111803959 gene encoding UDP-glycosyltransferase 72E1-like, with protein sequence MAVPEPKTHVALLVSPGMGHLIPFLELADRLVLHHNLQTTLFVVNTDSSSAADALLLQKSSAVNIVPIRHSSSSLDPTVPVVDRIKVMMTASYPHVRSYIAAAEPRPVALIVDLFGTEAIAMAHELGMLGFVFMPTSAWFLSLFFFFPCMDKQMLDAHAHNHEPLRIPGCSSVRFEDTIEGLEVSLEEVHEEFRRVARELGMADGILANTWQDLEPTTLKALNEAGTLSNGKVNKVPIYPIGPLARRGEPNLESEVLNWLDRQPDESVIYISFGSGGTLCGEQITELAWGLELSQQRFVWVIRPPAGTDPMGTFFTVETESTEKTSTEYLPEGFLKRTEEVGLVVPMWGPQAEILRHRSVRGFVTHCGWNSSIESIVNGVAMVTWPLYAEQKMNAVMLTEEVGVAVRGRAEGVVGRAEIERWVRRIMVDEEGRGIRERVKAVKNSGEKAVCKGGSSYNSLAHVASECNVFRCGRDGRCVEVSIPL encoded by the coding sequence ATGGCTGTTCCAGAACCCAAAACCCACGTGGCATTGCTGGTCAGCCCCGGAATGGGTCATCTAATTCCCTTCCTCGAGCTGGCCGACCGTCTGGTCCTCCACCACAACCTCCAAACCACCCTCTTTGTCGTTAACACTgactcctcctccgccgccgatGCCCTTCTCCTCCAAAAATCCTCCGCCGTCAACATCGTTCCTATTCGTCACTCCTCATCTAGCCTAGACCCAACCGTTCCCGTCGTGGACAGAATCAAGGTCATGATGACCGCCTCTTACCCCCACGTTCGGTCCTACATCGCCGCCGCTGAGCCCCGTCCGGTGGCGCTGATCGTCGACCTTTTTGGAACTGAAGCTATAGCCATGGCCCACGAACTTGGCATGTTGGGGTTTGTTTTCATGCCCACCAGTGCATGGTTCCTCtcgctttttttctttttcccatgTATGGACAAACAAATGCTTGACGCCCACGCGCACAACCACGAACCGCTGAGAATCCCGGGTTGCAGCTCGGTCCGGTTCGAGGACACTATTGAAGGATTGGAGGTGAGTCTGGAGGAAGTCCATGAGGAATTTCGACGTGTCGCACGGGAGCTTGGAATGGCGGATGGGATCTTGGCAAACACGTGGCAGGATCTGGAGCCCACAACGCTAAAAGCATTGAACGAAGCTGGGACCCTCAGTAATGGGAAAGTCAATAAGGTACCGATTTATCCAATTGGGCCGTTGGCAAGACGTGGCGAGCCCAATTTGGAGAGCGAGGTGTTGAATTGGCTTGACCGGCAACCGGATGAGTCGGTGATATACATCTCGTTTGGGAGTGGAGGGACGTTATGTGGTGAGCAAATCACAGAATTGGCATGGGGGTTGGAGCTGAGTCAGCAGCGGTTTGTTTGGGTGATACGGCCACCAGCAGGGACAGATCCCATGGGAACATTTTTCACGGTGGAAACGGAATCGACGGAGAAGACGTCGACGGAATACCTGCCGGAAGGGTTTTTAAAAAGGACGGAGGAGGTGGGTTTAGTGGTTCCGATGTGGGGTCCACAAGCGGAGATTTTGAGGCATAGATCGGTGAGGGGATTTGTGACGCACTGTGGGTGGAATTCGTCGATAGAAAGCATAGTGAATGGAGTGGCGATGGTGACGTGGCCTCTGTACGCGGAGCAGAAGATGAACGCGGTGATGCTGACGGAGGAGGTGGGGGTGGCAGTGAGGGGACGGGCGGAGGGGGTGGTGGGGAGGGCGGAGATAGAGAGGTGGGTGAGGCGGATAATGGTGGATGAAGAAGGGCGGGGAATCAGAGAGAGGGTTAAAGCCGTTAAAAATAGTGGGGAAAAGGCGGTGTGTAAGGGTGGGTCGTCCTACAATTCGTTGGCTCATGTGGCTTCAGAATGCAACGTTTTCCGGTGCGGGAGAGACGGAAGGTGTGTAGAGGTGTCtatacctttataa
- the LOC111803809 gene encoding glycerophosphodiester phosphodiesterase GDPDL6-like: protein MHTLARSEVGNLLDHQSNSGVAHNAEVLIGHSFVLPLLRLCTAQRPPETSMVHLKSCAGEEPIVIARGGLSGVFPESSPFANQMALASGLHNKTVLYCNLQLTKDGIGLCLTDLRLQNSTNIEDIFPQPHKHYNVNGKIINGLFSVDFMSEDLFNRVDMIQNIFSRPSVYDGTWPVATVEDVVRIKPSRFWLNVEYEAFYAEHNLSVSSYLHKALRLMAINYVSSSEIGLLRGLSGSVNKGRTKLIFRFLEANETEPTTKKTYGALAQELAMIKSFASGILIRKEYIWPIGSDKYVQPATSLVMDAHKLGLEVYASGFANDAMVGYNYSYDPIREYLQYVDNGQFAVDGVLSDFSPTASQAIACYSSFRNNGKAQPGVKEALVISSNGASGDFPGSTDVAYQRAIDDGADVIDCSVQLSKDGVALCMNMADLLTTTTAITAFSDRTTTIPELQPQVGIFSFDLTWAEILSLKPQITNPFMASSGLARNPAFKNKGNFVTLPDFLEFAKAKAVSGIMINIQNAAYLASKKGLDMVGSIATALSNATFDKQSTQQVFIRSDDTSVLSIFKAKFPNFIRVLTVDSKIGDVPNNALEEIKRYAQAVAIPRASIIEVTNYFTTGLTKVVSEMKASNLSIFVYVMRNEYVSLAFDYYAQPSLEIATYVDYLHVDGVITEFPKTAKQYMTCPCRPTQPDLNVAPYIILPPEIGLLMSMVPSEAKPPTDPPLPPLDAGDVVDPPLPPVTAPSTGPTAATRSAAVSNVANLFLSLLLVVVVSFFLSHSTPIINT, encoded by the exons ATGCATACATTGGCGAGAAGTGAGGTTGGAAATTTGCTTGATCATCAG TCAAACAGTGGTGTGGCTCACAATGCTGAAGTGCTTATTGGTCATAGCTTCGTTCTTCCTCTCCTCCGCCTCTGCACAGCACAACGCCCCCCAGAAACATCAATGGTTCACCTTAAGAG CTGTGCAGGGGAAGAGCCAATAGTGATAGCAAGAGGAGGGCTATCTGGAGTGTTCCCAGAATCAAGCCCCTTTGCAAATCAAATGGCATTGGCTTCAGGTTTACATAACAAAACTGTGTTGTACTGCAACCTCCAGCTGACCAAAGATGGGATAGGCCTTTGCTTAACTGATCTCAGGCTTCAAAACTCGACCAACATTGAAGACATCTTCCCACAGCCTCATAAGCATTACAACGTTAATGGAAAGATCATCAATGGATTGTTTTCTGTTGATTTCATGTCTGAGGATCTCTTTAACAGAGTCGACA TGATTCAAAATATCTTCTCCCGACCTAGTGTCTATGATGGTACTTGGCCAGTAGCTACTGTTGAAGACGTTGTTCGGATTAAACCATCCCGGTTTTGGTTGAATGTCGAG TATGAAGCATTCTATGCAGAACATAATCTGAGTGTCTCATCATACCTTCATAAGGCATTGAGATTGATGGCTATAAACTATGTGTCATCTTCGGAGATTGGGTTGTTGAGAGGGCTAAGTGGGAGTGTGAACAAAGGCAGAACAAAGCTGATCTTCCGGTTCTTAGAAGCCAATGAAACAGAgccaacaacaaagaaaacataCGGTGCATTGGCTCAAGAACTGGCCATGATCAAGTCATTTGCCTCGGGAATTCTCATCAGAAAAGAATACATTTGGCCAATTGGTTCAGACAAGTACGTGCAGCCTGCAACAAGCCTTGTCATGGATGCCCATAAGCTTGGCTTGGAAGTTTATGCTTCTGGCTTTGCTAATGATGCAATGGTTGGTTACAATTATAGTTATGATCCAATCCGTGAGTACCTTCAGTATGTGGATAATGGCCAATTTGCTGTTGATGGGGTCCTCTCTGATTTCTCTCCTACTGCTTCTCAAGCCATTG CCTGCTATTCGAGTTTCCGGAACAACGGCAAGGCTCAACCCG GAGTAAAGGAAGCATTGGTGATAAGCAGCAATGGGGCAAGTGGGGATTTCCCAGGCTCGACGGACGTTGCTTACCAAAGAGCAATTGATGATGGGGCTGACGTTATTGATTGTTCAGttcaattatcaaaagatggaGTAGCATTGTGCATGAACATGGCGGATCTGTTGACAACCACCACCGCTATCACCGCTTTCTCCGATCGAACTACAACCATCCCTGAACTTCAACCCCAAGTTGGGATCTTCTCTTTTGATCTTACTTGGGCTGAGATTCTTAGTCTCAAGC CTCAAATTACAAACCCTTTCATGGCCTCTTCTGGGCTTGCCCGTAATCCAGCGTTTAAGAACAAGGGCAACTTCGTCACCCTTCCTGACTTTCTGGAGTTCGCTAAAGCCAAAGCTGTTTCTGGAATTATGATCAACATCCAA AACGCAGCATACTTGGCTTCAAAGAAAGGTCTGGACATGGTGGGAAGCATAGCCACAGCCCTAAGCAATGCCACTTTTGACAAGCAATCAACACAACAAGTGTTCATCAGATCAGACGACACTTCTGTGCTGTCCATTTTCAAGGCCAAGTTCCCAAATTTCATAAGAGTTTTAACGGTTGACTCCAAGATTGGTGATGTCCCAAACAATGCCCTTGAAGAGATCAAACGCTACGCCCAAGCTGTGGCCATTCCTCGTGCCTCTATCATTGAAGTAACCAACTACTTCACCACTGGCCTCACCAAAGTCGTCTCTGAAATGAAAGCTTCCAATCTCTCCATCTTTGTGTATGTCATGAGGAACGAATACGTCTCCTTGGCTTTCGATTACTACGCCCAACCCTCCTTGGAGATCGCTACCTATGTCGACTACTTGCACGTCGACGGCGTCATAACTGAATTTCCTAAAACTGCAAAACAATATATGA CATGTCCATGCCGACCGACTCAGCCCGACCTGAACGTAGCTCCATATATAATCTTGCCACCTGAAATTGGTTTGCTCATGAGTATGGTGCCTTCAGAGGCTAAACCACCTACCGATCCTCCATTGCCGCCATTGGATGCTGGAGATGTCGTCGACCCACCGCTCCCGCCGGTGACCGCTCCTTCCACCGGGCCTACCGCAGCCACCCGATCAGCAGCTGTATCAAATGTTGCaaacttgtttctttctttactcttAGTTGTTGTGGTCAGCTTCTTCCTTTCCCACTCCACACCAATAATCAATACTTAA
- the LOC111803810 gene encoding probable Xaa-Pro aminopeptidase P isoform X1 yields the protein MADTLSALRLLMASHNPPLDALVVPSEDYHQSEYVSARDKRREFVSGFTGSAGLALITQKQALLWTDGRYFLQAIQQLSDQWKLMRIGEDPSEDLWMADNLPADAAVGVDPWCVSVDTAQKWIHAFSKKQQKLVQTSTNLVDEVWKNRPPPEINPVIIHPLEYAGRSVEDKLKTLRAKLSQEKAHGLIVVGLDEVAWLYNIRGSDVSYCPVVHAFAIVTLISAFFYVEKRKVSDEVRLYMEKNGIEVRDYSAVITDVSSLASNQLNMSSSSIDIAGSNGTKVESQSSGLIWADPAQCCYALYSKLNSDKVLLQQSPLALAKALKNSVELDGLKNAHIRDGAAVVQYLVWLDKQLQETYGASGYFLEGHGVRKPKPSDSEKLTEVSVSDKLEAFRASKKHFRGLSFPTISSVGPNAAIIHYGPQAETCAELDPESMYLFDSGAQYLDGTTDITRTVHFGLPSAHEKACYTAVLKGHIALGNARFPNGTNGQQLDILARVPLWKDGLDYLHGTGHGIGSFLNVHEGPHLISFRPRARNVPLQASMTVTDEPGYYEDGAFGIRLENVLIVKDADTKFNFGDKGYLSFEHITWAPYQRKLINTSLLTSEELDWLNSYHSKCRDILAPYLDESEKAWLNKATEPIPA from the exons atggcGGATACGCTGAGCGCTTTGAGACTTCTAATGGCGTCCCATAATCCTCCGCTTGACGCCTTGGTTGTTCCGTCAGAGGACTATCACCAG AGTGAATATGTATCTGCGAGAGATAAGCGACGTGAATTTGTTTCAGGTTTCACCGGAAGTGCTG GTCTGGCACTTATAACCCAGAAACAAGCATTACTGTGGACCGATGGCCGGTATTTTCTGCAGGCAATTCAGCAGCTTAGTGATCAGTGGAAACTTATGCGAATTGGAGAGGATCCTTCTGAAGATCTCTGGATGGCAGAT AATCTGCCAGCGGATGCAGCCGTTGGAGTGGATCCTTGGTGTGTGTCAGTGGACACTGCACAAAAGTGGATCCACGCATTTTCCAAGAAGCAGCAGAAGCTGGTTCAAACTTCCACAAACTTAGTTGATGAAGTTTGGAAGAATCGACCACCACCAGAAATAAATCCTGTTATCATACACCCACTTGAATATGCTGGCCGCTCTGTTGAAGATAAGTTGAAGACTTTGAGAGCAAAGCTCTCGCAAGAGAAAGCTCATGGTTTAATTGTGGTTGGACTTGATGAA GTAGCTTGGTTGTACAACATCCGTGGGAGTGATGTGTCATACTGTCCAGTTGTACATGCATTTGCAATAGTGACACTCATTTCAGCATTCTTTTACGTGGAGAAGAGGAAGGTTTCTGATGAG GTGCGCTTGTACatggaaaaaaatggaattgaaGTTCGGGACTATAGTGCAGTAATAACAGATGTGTCCTCACTTGCATCTAATCAACTTAACATGTCATCTAGTTCAATCGACATTGCAGGATCTAATGGAACTAAAGTAGAAAGCCAGAGTTCTGGCCTCATATGGGCTGATCCTGCACAATGCTGCTATGCTTTGTATTCTAAACTGAACTCTGATAAAGTTCTCCTGCAACAGTCGCCATTGGCTCTTGCAAAAGCTCTCAAG AACTCTGTTGAGTTGGACGGACTAAAGAATGCACACATTCGGGATGGTGCAGCTGTTGTACAATATCTTGTGTGGCTGGACAAGCAG CTGCAAGAGACTTATGGGGCTTCTGGTTACTTTCTGGAAGGGCATGGAGTGAGGAAGCCCAAACCGTC GGACTCGGAGAAACTGACAGAAGTTAGTGTAAGTGATAAGCTTGAAGCTTTCCGAGCATCAAAGAAG cATTTTAGAGGCCTAAGTTTCCCTACTATTTCCTCTGTTGGTCCAAATGCTGCAATTATACATTATGGACCACAAGCAGAGACGTGTGCCGAGTTGGATCCTGAAAGCATGTATCTTTTTGACTCAGGAGCTCAG TATTTGGATGGAACAACCGATATCACACGGACAGTCCATTTTGGATTACCTTCAGCTCATGAAAAAGCTTGTTATACTGCA GTTCTCAAAGGCCATATTGCTTTGGGAAATGCAAGATTTCCAAATGGCACAAATG GCCAGCAATTGGATATTCTTGCTCGAGTTCCTTTGTGGAAGGATGGTCTGGATTATCTACATGGCACTGGCCATGGAATTGGTTCTTTCCTTAATGTTCATGAAG GGCCTCATTTAATTAGTTTCAGACCTCGTGCTCGAAATGTTCCACTTCAAGCTTCAATGACTGTTACGGATG AGCCTGGCTATTACGAGGATGGTGCCTTCGGTATTAGATTGGAGAATGTACTTATAGTAAAGGACGCtgacacaaaatttaattttggtgatAAAGGCTACTTATCATTCGAGCACATAACATGg GCACCGTACCAGAGAAAGTTGATCAACACAAGTCTTCTCACAAGTGAGGAATTGGATTGGTTGAACAGTTACCATTCAAAATGTAGGGATATTCTTGCTCCATATTTGGATGAATCCGAGAAGGCATGGCTGAATAAAGCCACTGAGCCAATACCTGCCTGA
- the LOC111803810 gene encoding probable Xaa-Pro aminopeptidase P isoform X2, with the protein MSEYVSARDKRREFVSGFTGSAGLALITQKQALLWTDGRYFLQAIQQLSDQWKLMRIGEDPSEDLWMADNLPADAAVGVDPWCVSVDTAQKWIHAFSKKQQKLVQTSTNLVDEVWKNRPPPEINPVIIHPLEYAGRSVEDKLKTLRAKLSQEKAHGLIVVGLDEVAWLYNIRGSDVSYCPVVHAFAIVTLISAFFYVEKRKVSDEVRLYMEKNGIEVRDYSAVITDVSSLASNQLNMSSSSIDIAGSNGTKVESQSSGLIWADPAQCCYALYSKLNSDKVLLQQSPLALAKALKNSVELDGLKNAHIRDGAAVVQYLVWLDKQLQETYGASGYFLEGHGVRKPKPSDSEKLTEVSVSDKLEAFRASKKHFRGLSFPTISSVGPNAAIIHYGPQAETCAELDPESMYLFDSGAQYLDGTTDITRTVHFGLPSAHEKACYTAVLKGHIALGNARFPNGTNGQQLDILARVPLWKDGLDYLHGTGHGIGSFLNVHEGPHLISFRPRARNVPLQASMTVTDEPGYYEDGAFGIRLENVLIVKDADTKFNFGDKGYLSFEHITWAPYQRKLINTSLLTSEELDWLNSYHSKCRDILAPYLDESEKAWLNKATEPIPA; encoded by the exons ATG AGTGAATATGTATCTGCGAGAGATAAGCGACGTGAATTTGTTTCAGGTTTCACCGGAAGTGCTG GTCTGGCACTTATAACCCAGAAACAAGCATTACTGTGGACCGATGGCCGGTATTTTCTGCAGGCAATTCAGCAGCTTAGTGATCAGTGGAAACTTATGCGAATTGGAGAGGATCCTTCTGAAGATCTCTGGATGGCAGAT AATCTGCCAGCGGATGCAGCCGTTGGAGTGGATCCTTGGTGTGTGTCAGTGGACACTGCACAAAAGTGGATCCACGCATTTTCCAAGAAGCAGCAGAAGCTGGTTCAAACTTCCACAAACTTAGTTGATGAAGTTTGGAAGAATCGACCACCACCAGAAATAAATCCTGTTATCATACACCCACTTGAATATGCTGGCCGCTCTGTTGAAGATAAGTTGAAGACTTTGAGAGCAAAGCTCTCGCAAGAGAAAGCTCATGGTTTAATTGTGGTTGGACTTGATGAA GTAGCTTGGTTGTACAACATCCGTGGGAGTGATGTGTCATACTGTCCAGTTGTACATGCATTTGCAATAGTGACACTCATTTCAGCATTCTTTTACGTGGAGAAGAGGAAGGTTTCTGATGAG GTGCGCTTGTACatggaaaaaaatggaattgaaGTTCGGGACTATAGTGCAGTAATAACAGATGTGTCCTCACTTGCATCTAATCAACTTAACATGTCATCTAGTTCAATCGACATTGCAGGATCTAATGGAACTAAAGTAGAAAGCCAGAGTTCTGGCCTCATATGGGCTGATCCTGCACAATGCTGCTATGCTTTGTATTCTAAACTGAACTCTGATAAAGTTCTCCTGCAACAGTCGCCATTGGCTCTTGCAAAAGCTCTCAAG AACTCTGTTGAGTTGGACGGACTAAAGAATGCACACATTCGGGATGGTGCAGCTGTTGTACAATATCTTGTGTGGCTGGACAAGCAG CTGCAAGAGACTTATGGGGCTTCTGGTTACTTTCTGGAAGGGCATGGAGTGAGGAAGCCCAAACCGTC GGACTCGGAGAAACTGACAGAAGTTAGTGTAAGTGATAAGCTTGAAGCTTTCCGAGCATCAAAGAAG cATTTTAGAGGCCTAAGTTTCCCTACTATTTCCTCTGTTGGTCCAAATGCTGCAATTATACATTATGGACCACAAGCAGAGACGTGTGCCGAGTTGGATCCTGAAAGCATGTATCTTTTTGACTCAGGAGCTCAG TATTTGGATGGAACAACCGATATCACACGGACAGTCCATTTTGGATTACCTTCAGCTCATGAAAAAGCTTGTTATACTGCA GTTCTCAAAGGCCATATTGCTTTGGGAAATGCAAGATTTCCAAATGGCACAAATG GCCAGCAATTGGATATTCTTGCTCGAGTTCCTTTGTGGAAGGATGGTCTGGATTATCTACATGGCACTGGCCATGGAATTGGTTCTTTCCTTAATGTTCATGAAG GGCCTCATTTAATTAGTTTCAGACCTCGTGCTCGAAATGTTCCACTTCAAGCTTCAATGACTGTTACGGATG AGCCTGGCTATTACGAGGATGGTGCCTTCGGTATTAGATTGGAGAATGTACTTATAGTAAAGGACGCtgacacaaaatttaattttggtgatAAAGGCTACTTATCATTCGAGCACATAACATGg GCACCGTACCAGAGAAAGTTGATCAACACAAGTCTTCTCACAAGTGAGGAATTGGATTGGTTGAACAGTTACCATTCAAAATGTAGGGATATTCTTGCTCCATATTTGGATGAATCCGAGAAGGCATGGCTGAATAAAGCCACTGAGCCAATACCTGCCTGA